The Mauremys mutica isolate MM-2020 ecotype Southern chromosome 1, ASM2049712v1, whole genome shotgun sequence genome has a segment encoding these proteins:
- the LOC123361757 gene encoding golgin subfamily A member 3-like — protein sequence ELWKSVAQGDKEVFSLSPVWLTAQRRLEEFEDERRQLQKMADFAVTLERELEQVKLILHQRDLQFESLQQEHLVLLKQLTLTQESLHTKEQSLNDLQTQYDELVARLEEFQGDVISKDDTIQYLQNEKIFLEVALQAAKASKEELDEGANFLGESTEVASEILAQLSQVENLQQGSASLKKQTQKVKEQFLQQKVMVEAYQRDASSQDQLISELKSTKKRLDLEVKELKQELLKLQSEKQSIDVECSRLQKEVSQVHQQMVELESHLQSVQKERDDMEIQLQSLQIDKEQITSLAEVNEVLKLQVEHMQEEAKKAITEQKQKMKRLGLDLTSAQKEMKAKHKAYENAVGILSRRLQEALTAKESSELELSKLKAQIADGGNNQASHERIQALEIELQAVSHSKMMSEKELQEVISLTSQELQESRGFRRKIKRLEEINKKLALELEHERGKLTGLGQSNTVLREYSNTPETVLAEREADLVQLNLRVQAVLNIQALQTALEREKSKVNNLKKQVAAAKVDAAHNRRHYRAAVLELSEIKKELQAKELLVQTLQAEADKLQAIIERAHASFKALLLKQKGGICTGWADALDKTPATQLLKALYVLNWLHLEQRALPVLGGGKKFHLWQPPSLEYAMGNLRVSNSHS from the coding sequence gagctctggaaatcggtggctcagggcgataaggaggttttctccctgagtccagtatggctcaCCGCGCAGAGACGATTGGAGGAGTTTGAGGATGAGAGAAGACAACTGCAGAAAATGGCTGATTTTGCAGTAACACTGGAGCGAGAACTGGAACAGGTTAAATTGATTCTGCATCAGCGAGATCTACAGTTTGAATCTTTACAGCAAGAGCATCTAGTGCTCTTGAAGCAGCTCACCTTAACCCAAGAATCATTGCACACCAAAGAGCAGTCCCTAAATGACCTACAGACTCAATATGATGAGCTGGTGGCCAGGTTAGAGGAATTCCAGGGTGATGTTATTTCTAAGGATGACACGATCCAATATTTGCAGAATGAGAAGATTTTCCTAGAggtagctctgcaggcagcaaaagCAAGCAAAGAAGAACTTGATGAAGGAGCAAACTTCTTAGGTGAAAGTACTGAGGTAGCATCAGAAATCTTGGCACAATTAAGCCAGGTGGAAAATCTGCAACAGGGAAGTGCCAGCCTGAAGAAACAGACCCAAAAAGTAAAGGAGCAGTTCTTACAGCAAAAGGTAATGGTGGAAGCTTATCAAAGAGATGCAAGttcacaggaccagctgattagtgaattaaaatctacaaaaaagcggctggatttggaagtgaaagaattaaaacagGAGCTACTGAAACTTCAAAGTGAAAAGCAGTCCATTGATGTTGAATGctcaagacttcagaaggaagtatCCCAGGTTCACCAGCAGATGGTGGAGTTAGAAAGCCACCTCCAGTCAGTACAAAAAGAACGGGATGACATGGAGATACAGCTACAGTCTTTGCAGATTGATAAAGAACAAATAACATCTCTTGCTGAGGTGAATGAGGTATTAAAACTACAGGTAGAACACATGCAAGAGGAAGCCAAAAAGGCCATcactgaacagaaacaaaaaatgaagCGTCTGGGGTTAGATCTGACCAGTGCACAGAAAGAAATGAAGGCAAAACATAAAGCCTATGAGAATGCAGTTGGCATTCTTAGCCGCCGGCTGCAGGAAGCCCTCACTGCAAAGGAATCTTCTGAACTAGAGCTGAGCAAACTAAAAGCACAAATCGctgatggaggaaataaccaggcTTCCCATGAAAGGATTCAAGCTTTGGAGATAGAGCTGCAGGCTGTTAGCCACAGTAAGATGATGTCggagaaagagctgcaagaagtaatTTCACTCACCAGCCAGGAGCTTCAAGAATCTAGAGGTTTCAGGAGGAAGATAAAACGtttggaagaaataaacaagaagttgGCCCTCGAACTGGAACATGAACGGGGGAAGCTCACTGGTCTTGGTCAGTCTAACACTGTTTTGCGAGAGTACAGCAACACCCCCGAAACAGTACTAGCAGAAAGAGAGGcagacctggtgcagctgaatctccgggttcaagcagtcctaaatattcaagctttacagactgccttagaaagagaaaagtcaaaagTTAATAACCTTAAAAAGCAGGTTGCGGCAGCCAAAGTAGATGCAGCACATAACCGTCGTCATTATAGAGCTGCTGttcttgagctgagtgaaattaagaaggagctacaagccaaagaactgcTTGTCCAAACCCTTCAGGCTGAAGCAGACAAACTACAAGCTATTATTGAACGTGCTCACGCCTCTTTTAAGGCGCTCCTCTTAAAACAGAAAGGGGGGATTTGCACTGGGTGGGCAGACGCCTTGGATAAGACGCCTGCCACTCAGTTGCTGAAAGCTCTTTACGTACTTAATTGGTTACATCTtg